Proteins from one Vibrio coralliirubri genomic window:
- a CDS encoding DUF1097 domain-containing protein, which translates to MSTLVAISLTTGILSGLWGWIAISFGLLSWAGFLGCTSYFASPTGGVKGLAGSLLTNMTGVFWAMVIIESSTFAGLEILGYMITAIVAFFMCIQAKQAWLGYIPGTFIGCCATFAAGGDWQLVVPSLLLGGVFGYLMKATGLWLHEKSTQSSEVVEQHAKQAKA; encoded by the coding sequence ATGAGTACATTAGTCGCGATTTCATTAACAACAGGTATTTTGTCAGGTCTATGGGGATGGATAGCTATCTCTTTCGGCTTATTGTCATGGGCAGGTTTCTTAGGTTGCACCAGTTACTTTGCTTCGCCAACAGGCGGCGTTAAAGGACTAGCAGGTAGCCTATTGACCAACATGACTGGCGTATTCTGGGCAATGGTGATTATCGAAAGCTCGACCTTCGCAGGGTTGGAGATTTTAGGCTACATGATTACGGCTATTGTGGCTTTCTTTATGTGTATTCAAGCGAAACAAGCGTGGCTAGGTTATATCCCAGGCACCTTCATTGGTTGCTGTGCGACGTTTGCTGCAGGTGGCGATTGGCAACTTGTAGTGCCATCTTTACTGCTTGGTGGTGTATTTGGATACTTGATGAAAGCAACGGGCCTATGGCTTCACGAGAAATCGACTCAATCTTCGGAAGTTGTTGAACAACACGCTAAACAGGCAAAGGCTTAA
- a CDS encoding ATP-dependent endonuclease, with protein MQLERIEISGFRGIKRMSLAFDELTTLIGENTWGKSSLLDALSVVLPSDGVPYHFEMTDFHVDYSVSHPQSQHLQIVLALKANDKSELNAGRYRKLKPIWVQDEFGVFRIYYRISATLEQYETTTHYAFLGLDGNPLKLHHSEKLAQELMTLHPVIRLRDARHFDRPFNGKSLNHNAHLPSNGHANNANSNGNGNHHASNGTNGNGANNGNGRQARIEKRIDNTCRRLMAIPGHVNKGEMRSSLESMQSLIEHYFSFKSTSRRNPRKQRDGLLYSAGANDQSIHQLVEETKNKQTRLLFMGLLNAYLQAKGPNDLRRCARPLLILEDPEGRLHPTHLARAWSLMQKLPMQKILTTNSGDLLAAVPLQSIRRLVRQSDKTIANQLNMNHFSKDELRRIGFHIRFHRSGALFARCWLLVEGETEVWLFNELANQCGYNLAAEGVQIIEFAQSGLKALIKVAQEFGIDWHVVTDGDAAGKKYAATVLSKLGNDQERHRLTELPDKDIEHYLYMNGFESFFRDMVKIPYDHPIPPKKVVAKVLKKHAKPDLALAIVSHCENQGQECIPLLLRWTLKRVITMANGNT; from the coding sequence ATGCAACTAGAAAGAATCGAGATTTCTGGCTTTCGAGGTATCAAGCGCATGTCACTCGCGTTTGACGAGCTAACCACGCTTATTGGTGAAAATACTTGGGGTAAGTCTTCATTATTGGATGCCCTTTCCGTCGTTCTGCCCTCAGACGGTGTGCCATATCACTTTGAAATGACCGATTTTCATGTCGATTACTCTGTTTCACATCCACAGTCTCAACATCTTCAAATTGTTCTCGCTTTAAAAGCTAACGACAAGAGCGAACTTAACGCAGGTCGTTATCGCAAACTCAAACCTATTTGGGTTCAGGATGAGTTTGGCGTATTTCGCATTTATTACCGAATCAGCGCAACATTAGAGCAGTATGAGACAACCACACACTATGCATTTCTTGGTTTGGACGGTAATCCACTCAAGCTTCATCATTCAGAAAAGCTTGCTCAAGAATTAATGACTTTACATCCCGTCATCCGTTTGCGTGATGCAAGGCACTTTGATCGTCCTTTCAACGGCAAGTCCCTTAACCACAATGCTCACCTGCCTAGCAATGGTCACGCTAATAATGCAAATTCGAACGGGAACGGGAATCATCACGCATCCAATGGCACAAACGGAAACGGCGCCAATAACGGTAATGGTCGACAAGCAAGAATAGAAAAACGAATCGACAATACCTGCCGTCGTCTAATGGCGATTCCCGGTCATGTTAATAAAGGTGAAATGCGCAGTAGCCTAGAGTCGATGCAAAGTCTGATTGAGCACTATTTTTCTTTTAAAAGTACTTCTCGTCGTAACCCTAGAAAACAGCGAGACGGATTGCTTTATTCTGCTGGCGCCAATGATCAGAGTATCCATCAACTCGTCGAAGAGACCAAAAACAAACAAACCCGCTTATTATTTATGGGGTTACTTAACGCTTATCTACAAGCTAAAGGGCCAAACGACTTAAGACGATGTGCGCGCCCACTTTTGATCCTTGAAGATCCAGAAGGTCGATTACACCCAACACACTTGGCAAGGGCTTGGAGCTTGATGCAGAAGTTGCCCATGCAGAAAATCCTCACCACCAACAGTGGCGACTTACTTGCAGCTGTTCCACTTCAATCGATTCGTCGCTTGGTTCGTCAGTCAGATAAAACCATTGCCAATCAACTCAACATGAACCACTTCAGTAAGGATGAACTTCGTCGAATTGGTTTTCATATCCGCTTCCACCGCTCAGGGGCATTGTTTGCTCGCTGTTGGCTATTAGTCGAAGGTGAAACCGAGGTTTGGTTGTTCAATGAACTTGCCAACCAATGTGGCTATAACTTAGCAGCGGAAGGTGTGCAGATTATAGAGTTCGCTCAATCGGGACTTAAGGCGCTGATTAAGGTTGCACAAGAGTTTGGTATTGATTGGCATGTGGTGACTGACGGCGATGCCGCCGGTAAAAAGTATGCCGCGACAGTGTTATCGAAACTCGGTAATGATCAGGAAAGACATCGACTCACGGAACTGCCTGATAAAGATATCGAGCATTACCTTTATATGAATGGGTTTGAGAGCTTTTTCCGTGACATGGTTAAGATTCCATACGATCACCCTATCCCTCCGAAGAAAGTGGTTGCCAAGGTATTGAAGAAACATGCAAAACCCGACCTTGCACTCGCCATTGTTTCTCATTGCGAGAATCAAGGACAAGAATGCATACCGCTTTTATTAAGATGGACATTAAAACGCGTGATCACCATGGCGAACGGAAATACCTAA
- a CDS encoding bifunctional metallophosphatase/5'-nucleotidase, whose translation MTKKNKPAKIVLAHINDTHSYFEPTSLQLSLKMNNHIIEPYVSAGGFARISTRFKQIEQDAQRQKVGTLFLHAGDCFQGTLYFSLFKGKANADLLNALNIDAMTLGNHELDMGNEPVAIFAKRIKFPLLAGNWNLSNEDINKTHTLADNDIVKPYLPETRSASFITKEFDGEKVAIFGLSIDKMAGIANPDIDTPFENALETAKATIEQIHQAGINKIVLLSHLGYEADLELAANVSGIGVIVGGHSHRLQGDFSDIGLVKDDEYGVKIGDTYVVQAGFHAMSLGHCEIEFDSQGKVTQFNGKNELLLGRRLFIDAKLSEVGQDDAHDMACEFLNNHPNIAVCKKDPELQSILTDKYQPRVRKLQQQVIAHAETKLRHVRIPDDKGPSQLAPLVAQSFHHLMNKKGHHVDFAIHNAGGVRNSLNSGDVSVADIAGKLLPFAVPIGVYEVKGETIAGMLEGAINNAIDNGVVGTGSGSFPYTHNLRFCYHKEAPLGHRIHHLEIHSDESGWQAVSRNRIYRGASSAYTMKGKEGYNAVLDMIGDGTVTTDSMADCFIEFLQDHPESLQHNEPLNCMECFR comes from the coding sequence ATGACTAAAAAGAATAAGCCAGCAAAAATAGTGTTGGCACACATCAACGACACCCACTCATACTTTGAACCAACCTCGTTACAGCTATCACTTAAAATGAACAACCACATCATTGAACCTTATGTCAGTGCTGGTGGCTTTGCTCGAATTTCAACACGCTTTAAACAAATAGAACAAGATGCCCAGCGTCAGAAGGTTGGAACCTTGTTCCTGCACGCTGGCGACTGCTTCCAGGGCACTTTGTACTTTTCTTTATTCAAGGGAAAAGCCAACGCCGATTTGTTGAATGCCCTTAATATAGATGCCATGACGCTCGGTAATCACGAGTTAGACATGGGTAATGAGCCCGTTGCGATTTTCGCGAAAAGAATCAAATTCCCACTGTTGGCCGGTAACTGGAATCTATCGAATGAGGATATCAATAAAACTCATACGCTAGCGGACAACGACATTGTTAAGCCTTATCTGCCTGAAACACGAAGTGCTTCTTTTATAACGAAAGAATTTGACGGCGAGAAGGTCGCAATATTCGGCTTAAGCATCGACAAGATGGCAGGCATCGCTAACCCAGATATCGATACACCGTTTGAAAATGCTTTGGAAACAGCAAAAGCGACCATTGAGCAAATTCATCAAGCAGGCATCAACAAGATTGTGTTACTTAGCCATCTTGGTTACGAAGCTGATTTAGAGTTAGCAGCTAACGTATCAGGTATTGGCGTCATCGTTGGTGGTCATAGTCATCGCTTACAAGGTGATTTCTCTGATATCGGCTTAGTTAAAGATGATGAATACGGTGTGAAAATTGGCGATACCTATGTTGTGCAAGCGGGTTTCCACGCCATGAGCTTAGGACACTGCGAAATCGAGTTCGATTCTCAAGGTAAAGTGACGCAATTCAATGGTAAGAATGAACTGCTATTAGGCCGTCGACTTTTTATAGACGCGAAACTGAGTGAAGTAGGGCAAGACGATGCCCACGATATGGCGTGTGAATTTTTAAACAATCACCCCAATATCGCAGTGTGTAAGAAAGATCCTGAGCTGCAGAGCATTCTGACGGATAAATACCAGCCGCGAGTTCGAAAGCTTCAGCAACAAGTGATTGCTCATGCAGAGACTAAACTTCGCCATGTACGTATTCCAGATGATAAAGGCCCGAGCCAACTCGCGCCGTTGGTTGCTCAATCATTTCACCATCTAATGAACAAGAAAGGGCATCACGTTGACTTTGCTATTCACAACGCAGGTGGTGTTAGAAATTCACTGAATAGCGGCGATGTTTCAGTTGCCGATATTGCCGGAAAACTACTACCGTTTGCCGTACCCATTGGTGTGTATGAAGTAAAAGGTGAAACGATCGCTGGCATGCTTGAAGGTGCAATCAATAACGCGATCGATAATGGTGTCGTGGGCACAGGTTCAGGTAGCTTTCCTTATACGCATAATTTGAGGTTTTGTTACCATAAAGAAGCGCCTCTAGGACACAGGATTCACCATCTAGAAATCCACTCTGATGAATCGGGTTGGCAGGCTGTTTCTCGCAACCGTATTTACCGTGGTGCGTCGTCTGCCTACACAATGAAAGGGAAAGAGGGCTATAACGCTGTGTTGGACATGATCGGTGATGGCACGGTAACAACTGACTCTATGGCAGACTGCTTCATCGAGTTTCTGCAAGACCACCCAGAGTCGCTTCAACACAATGAACCGTTAAATTGCATGGAATGTTTTAGATAA
- a CDS encoding TerC/Alx family metal homeostasis membrane protein, whose protein sequence is MNSTQSLLSTNSESFFSSPIMTTYAGFFLLTVILVSIDIYQTRGGNVTIKKAAIWSVFWFVLAFLFAGSIYLFWDIYAPNSDYTAQKATVSFITGYLLEKSLSVDNLFVFAMIFAQYQVPEHLRPRALLWGVIGALVLRAIMIALGAQLLAEYHWVLYVFAAFLIGTGIKLALDKGEEESVNTLPEKLLRKVMPVTEDFHGPALLVKQGAKWAFTPMMLVIGAIAVMDVMFALDSIPAIFAVTQEPFLVLAANVFALLGLRSLYFVLQGMMDKFIYLKPALAFIMVFIGVKMLLVDSEWAIPTYWSLAVLISTMTIAVIASVYAKKPGIEQVN, encoded by the coding sequence ATGAACTCAACTCAATCTCTATTATCTACAAATAGTGAATCCTTTTTTTCATCGCCAATCATGACGACTTATGCGGGCTTTTTCCTGCTGACGGTTATTCTCGTCTCTATTGATATCTATCAGACTCGTGGCGGTAACGTTACTATCAAGAAAGCGGCAATCTGGAGTGTATTCTGGTTTGTACTTGCGTTTTTGTTTGCTGGCTCTATTTACCTGTTTTGGGACATTTATGCGCCGAACAGTGACTACACAGCGCAAAAAGCAACCGTGTCATTCATAACGGGTTACTTGTTAGAAAAATCCCTTAGCGTAGACAACTTGTTTGTTTTTGCGATGATCTTTGCTCAATACCAAGTTCCTGAGCATCTAAGACCTCGTGCGCTTCTTTGGGGGGTAATTGGTGCATTGGTGCTTCGTGCAATTATGATCGCACTAGGCGCACAGTTATTGGCGGAATACCACTGGGTACTTTACGTGTTCGCTGCGTTCTTGATTGGTACAGGTATTAAGCTGGCATTAGACAAGGGCGAAGAGGAGAGTGTGAATACACTGCCTGAAAAGCTACTTCGTAAAGTGATGCCGGTAACTGAAGATTTCCATGGTCCTGCATTATTGGTTAAACAGGGTGCTAAATGGGCATTCACTCCAATGATGTTGGTCATCGGTGCGATTGCAGTGATGGACGTGATGTTTGCATTGGACTCTATACCTGCGATCTTTGCGGTAACACAAGAACCGTTCTTGGTATTAGCGGCAAACGTATTTGCGCTACTTGGCCTTCGTTCGTTGTATTTTGTACTGCAAGGTATGATGGACAAGTTCATCTACTTGAAACCGGCATTGGCATTCATCATGGTGTTCATCGGTGTGAAAATGCTATTGGTTGACAGTGAGTGGGCTATCCCAACTTATTGGTCGCTCGCTGTACTTATTTCGACTATGACGATTGCGGTTATAGCGTCGGTTTATGCGAAGAAGCCAGGCATTGAACAAGTAAATTAA
- a CDS encoding DEAD/DEAH box helicase gives MTNTTTPTNFSDLGLISPLMARLSELEYQQPTPIQAQVIPSVLAGRDLIAGANTGSGKTAAFALPLLQKIHEDAPLDRRSGKGNFVSGLILVPTRELAKQVADSVKSYAVHFNGAIKTVCVFGGVSVNTQMQALRGGTDILVATPGRLLDLISSNAIKLDKVKTLVLDEADRMLSLGFTEELDAILKLLPSKKQTLLFSATFPEQVKTLTHELLNDPIEVQLQSANASTLVQRVFEVEKGRKTALLAHLIQQHEWRQALIFVNAKNSCEHLADKLYKRGIIAEVFHGDKGQGSRTRILEDFKSGEIDVLIATDIAARGLDIEKLPVVINFDLPRSPSDYMHRIGRSGRAGEVGLALSLIDHEDYHHFKIIEKKNKIRLDREQIEGFEVDEEATAELIAALKPVAPPAGTGKKKKKKAPQNQDVWLNNN, from the coding sequence ATGACTAACACCACTACACCAACCAACTTCTCTGATCTTGGCTTAATCTCTCCTTTGATGGCTCGTTTATCTGAGCTTGAATACCAACAGCCAACGCCTATCCAAGCGCAAGTTATTCCAAGTGTGTTAGCAGGACGCGATTTAATTGCAGGCGCAAATACCGGTTCAGGTAAAACCGCAGCATTTGCACTTCCACTGTTACAAAAGATTCATGAAGATGCCCCTCTGGACCGTCGTTCAGGTAAAGGTAACTTTGTTTCTGGCCTTATCTTGGTTCCTACTCGTGAACTTGCTAAGCAGGTGGCTGACAGCGTTAAGTCTTACGCTGTGCATTTCAATGGCGCGATTAAAACGGTTTGTGTGTTTGGTGGTGTATCGGTAAACACTCAGATGCAGGCGCTACGTGGCGGCACTGATATCTTGGTGGCAACACCGGGTCGTCTGCTTGACCTTATTTCAAGCAACGCTATCAAGCTAGACAAAGTAAAAACGTTAGTGCTTGATGAAGCTGACCGAATGCTAAGCCTAGGTTTTACCGAAGAACTTGATGCAATCTTGAAGCTCTTACCGAGCAAGAAACAAACCTTGTTGTTCTCTGCAACTTTCCCTGAGCAAGTTAAAACGCTGACTCACGAACTACTGAATGATCCAATTGAAGTTCAACTTCAAAGTGCCAATGCGAGCACACTGGTTCAACGTGTATTTGAAGTAGAAAAAGGTCGCAAGACAGCGTTACTCGCACACCTAATTCAACAACACGAATGGCGCCAAGCTCTGATCTTCGTTAATGCGAAGAACAGCTGTGAGCACCTAGCAGACAAGCTTTACAAGCGCGGCATCATCGCTGAAGTATTCCACGGTGATAAAGGGCAAGGTTCACGTACTCGTATCCTAGAAGATTTCAAATCTGGCGAGATTGACGTTCTTATCGCGACAGACATTGCGGCACGTGGTCTGGATATTGAGAAGCTTCCAGTTGTTATCAACTTTGACTTACCGCGTAGCCCGTCAGACTACATGCACCGTATCGGCCGAAGTGGTCGTGCAGGTGAGGTTGGTCTTGCGCTATCTTTGATCGATCACGAAGATTACCACCACTTCAAAATCATCGAGAAGAAGAATAAGATCCGTCTTGATCGTGAGCAAATTGAAGGCTTTGAAGTGGATGAAGAAGCGACAGCTGAACTGATCGCAGCACTAAAACCTGTTGCGCCACCTGCCGGTACAGGCAAGAAGAAAAAGAAGAAAGCTCCACAAAACCAAGATGTGTGGCTAAACAACAACTGA
- a CDS encoding FUSC family protein: MFSASTKEAIKAALAIVISICVALWFQWEKPYWAAIAVAVMALNESFAHSINKGHNRLMGTLLGTGYAFFLIAMFSQDRFLFLMFFTLFLGTCIFMSSDEKYGYVFSIGFAVCSIISCMGGFDNQITFYFAVLRIQETLLGVITFSIVYRLIWPVNTEQNFVQRFETSRETLITAMRDTNNLDIEALESNTANIEKLYQLLDLPLAGSYHLKENIHAWRLRINEMAHIQDRLLEIASGELTQAIDWVALTQKMEKLELMAPNTSLIDDVPFVMSEKKNVSWHHEHRTFVQHLNEDGRKVLQGVSMFVTSLLVWVYLPVPGGFIFPMIAGIFSSMLPTMPPSVIKDAFFGVIGTGTVILLQYIFIMPMMTELWQLALFYFINSIVIWKVFATPKLMVHRILGINLLVVLTSGALNLTPVYQIQTPLLMLTTLLIILMIGKLFTDLFRVKSIA; encoded by the coding sequence ATGTTCAGTGCATCAACCAAAGAAGCCATTAAAGCGGCTCTCGCTATTGTTATCTCTATCTGTGTTGCGTTGTGGTTTCAATGGGAGAAACCTTATTGGGCGGCAATTGCGGTTGCGGTCATGGCATTGAACGAAAGCTTTGCTCATTCAATAAACAAAGGCCATAACCGATTAATGGGCACCTTATTAGGGACTGGTTATGCCTTTTTCTTGATTGCGATGTTTTCTCAGGATCGCTTTCTGTTTTTGATGTTTTTCACCTTATTTCTCGGTACATGCATCTTCATGTCGAGTGATGAAAAATACGGTTATGTCTTTTCTATAGGCTTTGCGGTTTGCTCCATCATCTCTTGTATGGGTGGGTTCGATAACCAAATTACATTCTATTTTGCAGTGCTTCGAATACAAGAAACTCTATTAGGCGTTATCACCTTCTCGATTGTTTATCGTCTGATCTGGCCTGTAAACACTGAGCAGAACTTTGTACAACGATTTGAAACAAGCAGAGAAACGCTGATAACAGCAATGCGCGATACCAACAACCTTGATATAGAAGCCTTAGAGTCCAATACCGCCAATATTGAAAAGCTCTATCAACTGTTGGATTTGCCGCTCGCTGGCAGTTATCACCTAAAAGAGAATATTCACGCATGGCGTTTACGAATCAACGAAATGGCGCATATTCAAGATCGTCTGCTTGAGATCGCCTCGGGTGAACTGACTCAAGCTATTGATTGGGTCGCTCTCACCCAAAAAATGGAAAAACTGGAGTTAATGGCGCCAAACACGTCACTAATTGATGATGTGCCATTTGTGATGAGTGAGAAGAAAAACGTCTCTTGGCACCATGAGCACCGTACGTTTGTTCAACACCTTAATGAAGATGGGAGAAAAGTCTTACAAGGTGTGTCGATGTTCGTCACGTCGTTATTGGTTTGGGTATACCTGCCTGTACCGGGTGGTTTTATTTTCCCGATGATTGCTGGCATATTTTCTTCAATGCTTCCAACTATGCCGCCAAGTGTTATTAAGGATGCGTTTTTTGGTGTCATTGGAACGGGCACGGTTATCTTGCTTCAATATATCTTTATCATGCCGATGATGACTGAATTGTGGCAATTGGCGTTGTTCTATTTCATCAACAGCATAGTGATATGGAAAGTGTTTGCGACACCTAAACTTATGGTGCATCGAATACTTGGTATAAACCTGCTAGTCGTACTTACATCTGGCGCGCTTAATCTAACACCGGTTTATCAGATTCAAACACCATTGCTAATGTTAACCACACTGCTCATCATTTTGATGATAGGAAAATTATTCACAGACCTATTTAGAGTCAAAAGTATCGCTTAG
- a CDS encoding HlyD family secretion protein, producing the protein MIKRYLITLLLVVAASSVVYSYYQSYSSNPWTRDGQVSAYIVSITPRVTGQVTKVHIEDNSQVAKGDLLFEIDPSIYQAAYNKALATQKQARALLAKAKNEEQRALNLEKRTPGAMPVLTLNNLNNAVETNAANVALAKANVEEAHLNLEYTKVYAPTNGYITNLNLREGSQVVANTPVVALIDEDSFWIEGYFKETDLVNVGPNDKALVTLMMHNNIQLEGHIKSIGFGIATQDGSTGNDLLPNVNPNFQWIRLAQRIPVKVELDNVPEDLQLRVGMTASLKIIK; encoded by the coding sequence TTGATTAAACGTTATCTAATCACGCTACTATTGGTCGTTGCCGCAAGCTCTGTGGTTTATAGCTATTACCAATCTTATTCGAGTAATCCCTGGACTAGAGATGGTCAGGTCAGCGCTTACATAGTGTCAATTACTCCCCGAGTTACAGGGCAAGTGACTAAAGTCCATATTGAGGACAACTCACAGGTGGCGAAAGGCGACTTGCTGTTTGAGATCGACCCAAGCATTTATCAAGCGGCCTACAATAAAGCGCTGGCGACACAAAAACAGGCTCGCGCGCTCTTGGCAAAAGCTAAAAACGAAGAACAACGTGCGTTGAACTTAGAAAAGAGAACACCTGGCGCTATGCCAGTGCTGACATTGAATAACCTGAATAACGCGGTTGAGACAAATGCAGCGAACGTTGCACTAGCAAAAGCCAACGTTGAAGAAGCGCATTTAAATCTTGAATACACCAAAGTGTACGCGCCAACCAACGGTTACATCACGAACTTAAACCTACGAGAAGGCTCTCAAGTCGTCGCTAATACACCGGTAGTTGCATTGATCGATGAAGACAGTTTCTGGATCGAAGGCTATTTCAAAGAAACTGATCTGGTGAATGTTGGCCCTAACGACAAAGCGCTTGTCACTCTTATGATGCACAACAATATTCAATTAGAAGGCCATATCAAAAGCATTGGCTTTGGTATTGCAACACAAGACGGCAGCACAGGTAATGACCTTCTTCCTAACGTGAACCCAAACTTTCAATGGATTCGTCTTGCTCAACGTATACCAGTCAAAGTAGAGCTTGATAACGTGCCTGAAGACTTACAACTTCGTGTTGGCATGACAGCTTCACTCAAAATAATCAAATAG
- a CDS encoding DUF1656 domain-containing protein, translated as MNTMPHELVWGEIYFPPLLLVIALAYVLTILTGSIATKLGLHKYVAFPAIAELSLIVIFIGVIGQFITIF; from the coding sequence ATGAACACAATGCCACATGAACTCGTGTGGGGTGAGATCTACTTCCCTCCTTTGCTATTGGTTATCGCGTTAGCTTATGTATTGACGATATTGACTGGCTCAATCGCGACAAAACTTGGGCTACATAAATATGTCGCTTTTCCTGCAATTGCCGAATTAAGCCTAATCGTGATTTTCATCGGCGTTATCGGTCAATTCATTACCATCTTCTGA
- a CDS encoding IS5 family transposase gives MPKPRYKTTNWKQYNRSLINRGSLTFWIDEEAISGWAQSKQNKRGRPRRFSDLAITTALMVKRVFSMPLRALQGFIDSIFRLAHVPLSCPHYTCISRRAKQVEVSFKTKTRGAIQHLAIDATGLKVYGEGEWKVKKHGTDGKRRVWRKLHIAVDTNTHEIIAAELSLSTVTDGEVLPNLLKQTRRSILEVSGDGAYDTRACHAAIKIKGAIALIPPREGAAFWERGHPRNFAVGCQKLYDSNKYWKERYGYHKRSLSETAMYRVKQLLGGKLSLRNYNAQVGETYAMIKALNKLTGLGMPETCRID, from the coding sequence ATGCCTAAGCCTCGTTATAAAACAACCAACTGGAAGCAATACAACCGATCACTCATTAACCGTGGTTCTCTGACTTTTTGGATTGATGAAGAAGCAATAAGCGGATGGGCGCAAAGCAAACAGAATAAGCGCGGTAGGCCGCGTCGGTTCAGTGATTTAGCTATCACGACAGCACTCATGGTCAAACGAGTTTTTTCTATGCCATTGAGAGCGCTGCAAGGATTTATCGACTCGATATTTAGGTTAGCCCATGTACCGTTAAGTTGTCCGCATTACACCTGCATCAGTCGTAGAGCCAAGCAAGTTGAGGTTTCATTTAAGACTAAAACGAGAGGAGCGATACAGCACCTAGCCATTGATGCTACTGGCCTTAAGGTTTATGGCGAAGGTGAATGGAAAGTCAAAAAACATGGGACGGATGGCAAGCGTAGAGTCTGGCGAAAGCTGCATATTGCAGTCGATACCAACACTCATGAGATCATTGCCGCCGAGCTAAGTTTATCGACGGTTACAGATGGAGAAGTACTCCCGAACTTACTGAAACAAACACGCCGAAGTATCCTTGAGGTGTCTGGTGATGGCGCTTACGACACGAGAGCGTGTCACGCTGCTATTAAGATTAAGGGAGCTATTGCGCTTATTCCCCCAAGAGAAGGGGCTGCCTTCTGGGAGCGTGGTCACCCTCGAAATTTCGCCGTGGGTTGCCAGAAATTATACGACTCAAATAAGTATTGGAAAGAGCGGTATGGATACCACAAACGTTCACTCTCAGAAACAGCGATGTATCGAGTTAAACAGTTGCTAGGAGGGAAACTGAGCTTAAGAAATTACAATGCCCAGGTGGGTGAAACTTACGCGATGATAAAAGCGTTGAACAAGCTTACTGGGTTAGGTATGCCTGAAACTTGTCGTATTGACTAA
- a CDS encoding PhnA domain-containing protein gives MSSEATMLERCQSKCELCGSDSSLTAYAVPPHSHVTVDHGIMVCDKCLGEIDDPKDINHWRCLTDSMWSQEAPVQVTAWRQLTRLNSESWAQDALDMMYLEEETSVWAQIGMSADDKPLDVNGVELKKGDDVTVIKDLPIKGTNQVIKQGTVIRGISVGDDPKLVSGKTNGGQSMYVIAEFCRKK, from the coding sequence ATGTCTTCTGAAGCTACTATGCTAGAACGCTGCCAATCTAAATGTGAACTATGTGGTTCTGATTCTTCTCTTACTGCATACGCAGTACCGCCACACAGCCATGTAACAGTGGATCACGGCATCATGGTATGTGACAAATGTCTTGGTGAGATTGACGATCCTAAAGATATCAACCACTGGCGTTGTCTGACTGACAGCATGTGGAGCCAGGAAGCGCCAGTTCAAGTAACAGCATGGCGTCAACTTACTCGTCTTAACTCAGAAAGCTGGGCTCAAGACGCGCTAGACATGATGTACCTTGAAGAAGAAACATCAGTTTGGGCACAAATCGGCATGTCTGCTGATGACAAGCCTCTTGATGTGAATGGCGTTGAACTTAAAAAAGGTGACGACGTAACAGTAATCAAAGACCTGCCAATCAAAGGTACTAACCAAGTGATTAAGCAAGGTACTGTTATCCGTGGTATCAGCGTTGGTGACGATCCTAAGCTTGTTTCTGGTAAAACAAACGGCGGTCAATCAATGTACGTAATCGCTGAGTTCTGCCGTAAGAAGTAA